In one window of Parafrankia discariae DNA:
- the bioB gene encoding biotin synthase BioB, translating to MTAPVTTPATAEASPAAEATDVAEAPRPVVVDGDDILARARRQVLDEGRGLDEQDVLAILQLPDEALGDLLALAHEVRLRWCGPEVEVEGIISLKTGGCPEDCHFCSQSGRFDSPVRSAWLDVPSLVEAAKATAATGATEFCIVAAVRGPDQRLMEQIREGVAAIRAAVDINVACSLGMLTQEQVDELAGLGVHRYNHNLETARSHFPKVVTTHSWEERWETCELVRAAGMELCCGAIIGVGESLEQRAELAAQLAALEPDEVPLNFLNPRPGTPFGDLPAVDSREALRTIAAFRLALPRTILRYAGGREITLGDLDVQGMLGGINAVIVGNYLTTLGKNPQSDLAMLTELRMPIKSLQATL from the coding sequence GTGACCGCACCTGTGACCACGCCCGCGACCGCGGAAGCGTCTCCGGCCGCCGAGGCCACCGACGTCGCCGAGGCGCCCCGACCCGTCGTCGTCGACGGCGACGACATTCTCGCCCGTGCCCGCCGGCAGGTGCTCGACGAGGGGCGCGGGCTCGACGAACAGGACGTGCTCGCGATCCTCCAGCTGCCGGACGAGGCGCTGGGCGACCTGCTCGCCCTCGCTCACGAGGTACGGCTGCGCTGGTGCGGGCCGGAGGTCGAGGTCGAGGGCATCATCAGCCTCAAGACCGGCGGCTGCCCCGAGGACTGCCACTTCTGCTCCCAGTCCGGGCGCTTCGACTCACCCGTGCGCTCCGCCTGGCTGGACGTCCCGTCCCTGGTCGAGGCCGCGAAGGCGACGGCGGCGACCGGCGCCACCGAGTTCTGCATCGTCGCCGCGGTCCGCGGCCCCGACCAGCGGCTGATGGAACAGATCCGCGAGGGTGTGGCGGCGATCCGGGCGGCCGTCGACATCAACGTCGCCTGCTCGCTCGGCATGCTCACCCAGGAGCAGGTGGACGAGCTCGCCGGCCTGGGCGTACACCGTTACAACCACAACCTGGAGACGGCGCGTTCGCACTTCCCGAAGGTGGTCACCACCCACAGCTGGGAGGAGCGCTGGGAGACCTGCGAGCTCGTCCGCGCCGCCGGGATGGAGCTGTGCTGCGGCGCGATCATCGGGGTGGGTGAATCCCTCGAGCAGCGCGCCGAGCTGGCCGCCCAGCTCGCCGCCCTGGAGCCGGACGAGGTGCCGCTGAACTTCCTCAACCCGCGGCCCGGCACCCCCTTCGGCGACCTGCCCGCGGTGGACTCACGCGAGGCCCTGCGCACCATCGCCGCGTTCCGGCTGGCGCTGCCCCGCACGATCCTGCGCTACGCCGGCGGACGCGAGATCACGCTGGGCGACCTGGACGTCCAGGGAATGCTCGGCGGCATCAACGCGGTGATCGTCGGGAACTACCTGACCACGCTCGGCAAGAACCCGCAGAGCGACCTGGCCATGCTCACCGAGCTGCGGATGCCGATCAAATCCCTGCAGGCCACGCTCTAA
- a CDS encoding biotin/lipoyl-binding carrier protein, with product MSEEVRAEMVANVWKVVVGVGDSVAAGDALVILDSMKMEIPVISEEGGTVASIAVNEGDVVQDGDLIAVVDS from the coding sequence ATGTCCGAGGAAGTCCGTGCCGAGATGGTCGCCAACGTCTGGAAGGTCGTCGTGGGTGTCGGCGACTCGGTCGCGGCGGGTGACGCCCTGGTCATCCTCGACTCCATGAAGATGGAGATCCCGGTGATCAGCGAGGAGGGCGGCACCGTCGCCAGCATCGCCGTCAACGAGGGCGACGTCGTGCAGGACGGGGACCTGATCGCCGTCGTCGACTCCTGA
- the bsaP gene encoding biotin synthase auxiliary protein BsaP — MDASFCDRCGQLASIGSHEACAQARALEPPRYCSSCRRRLVVQVTPLGWSARCAEHGTSVSA; from the coding sequence ATGGACGCCTCGTTCTGCGACCGGTGTGGTCAGCTCGCGAGCATCGGCAGTCATGAGGCCTGCGCTCAGGCGCGCGCGCTGGAACCGCCGCGCTACTGCTCGTCGTGCCGGCGTCGCCTCGTCGTCCAGGTGACCCCGCTGGGCTGGAGCGCGCGCTGCGCCGAGCACGGGACGTCGGTGTCGGCCTGA
- a CDS encoding DUF5317 family protein produces MLVLLLLTLLCGLAVGLARGGTLDALSRVHVARPWLFVGVVVVLAVGRLVGALHSPAWILATAGLVVFAVANRRLPGLPLLCAGVLLNALVISANGGDMPVSAWAADRAGVSVQSIRDSHFHTVAGEGTSLRLISDILPLPTPGAPAAVSLGDVLMAAGLGMFGAVAPVRARRTLQARLAAGLARPRRPGGDPGADGPGVDDGDSDDHDDDGHRDVDGEPGDDTGHLEDARRLEDAEPGDGEPGPREQDPSAAAPHADERTARDGAPRLVPAMTGPADDTDDVPDPAATAAATTTVFPAERPGAGDVPAGRDPTDHRPGGAGAPLRDGPRPVDSGHTAE; encoded by the coding sequence GTGCTCGTACTCCTCCTCCTGACCCTGTTGTGCGGGTTGGCCGTGGGACTCGCGAGGGGCGGGACCCTCGACGCCCTCAGTCGCGTCCACGTCGCCAGGCCCTGGCTGTTCGTCGGCGTGGTGGTCGTGCTGGCCGTCGGCAGGCTCGTCGGAGCACTGCACAGCCCGGCCTGGATCCTCGCGACGGCCGGCCTGGTGGTCTTCGCCGTGGCCAACCGGCGGCTCCCCGGCCTTCCGCTGCTGTGCGCGGGTGTGCTGCTCAACGCGCTCGTGATCAGTGCCAACGGCGGGGACATGCCGGTCTCGGCGTGGGCCGCCGACCGGGCCGGCGTATCGGTCCAGAGCATCCGCGACTCGCACTTCCACACGGTGGCGGGTGAGGGCACGTCACTGCGGCTGATCAGTGACATCCTGCCGCTGCCGACGCCGGGCGCACCGGCCGCGGTGAGCCTCGGGGACGTCCTCATGGCCGCCGGCCTGGGCATGTTCGGCGCGGTGGCGCCGGTGCGGGCCCGGCGGACGTTGCAGGCCCGGCTCGCCGCCGGCCTCGCCCGGCCCCGGCGGCCCGGCGGCGATCCGGGCGCCGACGGACCCGGCGTGGACGACGGCGACAGCGACGACCACGACGACGACGGGCACCGCGACGTCGACGGCGAGCCCGGCGACGACACCGGGCACCTCGAGGACGCGAGACGCCTCGAGGACGCGGAACCCGGCGACGGCGAGCCCGGCCCGCGGGAGCAGGACCCATCCGCCGCGGCCCCGCACGCGGACGAGCGCACCGCGCGGGACGGCGCCCCCCGGCTCGTCCCGGCCATGACCGGCCCGGCGGACGACACCGACGACGTGCCCGACCCCGCGGCCACCGCGGCCGCGACGACCACCGTGTTCCCGGCGGAGCGCCCCGGCGCGGGGGACGTCCCGGCGGGCCGCGACCCCACCGATCATCGCCCGGGCGGTGCCGGCGCCCCACTGCGTGACGGGCCGCGCCCCGTCGACAGCGGCCACACCGCCGAGTAG
- a CDS encoding 50S ribosomal protein bL37: MAKKKRKRRARAKSKANHGKRPNT; encoded by the coding sequence ATGGCGAAGAAGAAGCGCAAGCGGCGCGCGCGGGCGAAGAGCAAGGCCAACCACGGCAAGCGCCCGAACACCTGA